In the genome of Gemmatimonas aurantiaca, the window CCGCAGGACGACGGGCTGACGTCTCTCTCCGGGGAAGCCCGCGCGGTCATACAGGAGCTGGCCGAATCGAATGGCTCCGAGCTGCTGGAGCGGCTCCAGGAGGAGACGCCCGAAGGGTTGCTGGAGATGCTGCGCATTCCTGGGCTCGGACCGGCGCGCATCCGGGCCATTCATGACGGCCTCGATATCGACACCGTCATGGACCTCGAGCAGGCCGCCCGCGATGGCCGGCTCGCGGCGCTGCCCCGCTTCGGCGACAAGACGGCGGAGCGGGTGCTCAAGGGCATTGCCGACCTCCGGGCCACCGGTGCGGCGGTGCTCTGGTCGCACGCCCGCGCGGAGGCGGCGCGCATCGCGGAGGTGCTGCGATCGCACCCCGACGTGCTGCGGATCGAGATCGCCGGATCGATTCGCCGTCGTCTGGAGACGGTACGCGATATCGATCTCGTCGTCGCCGTGCGGGGCAGTCCGAGCGTGGTCGCCCAATCGCTGTCGCAGATGCGAGGTGTCCGCGAAGTGATCGGCGGCAGCGGGCGCACCCTGTCACTCCGGCTCGATGACGGTGCCCATGTCGATCTCCACTGCGTGCGTGCCGACCAGTTCGCGCTCGCCTGGTGGCGCGCCACCGGCAGCGCGGCGCATGTGAAACAGGTCACCGACCACGCGGCTGCACGGGGTTTCACGCTCGTGGGGGATGAAGTGCGCGATGCCACCGGCGCCCTGATCCCGGTGGCCGATGAAGCGGAGTGGTACGCCCGCCTCGGACTGACGTGGGTGCCCCCCGAACAGCGCGAAGCCACGGGTGAAGTGGAAGCGGCCGCACAGGGCGCATTGCCGGCGCTGCTCGGCGAACAGGACCTGGTGGGAGCGCTGCACTGTCATTCGCAGTACAGCGACGGCGGGGCGACCGTCGAACAGATGGCCGCGGCCGCACAGGCGCGTGGTCTGCGGTATCTGGGGGTGTCCGATCATTCCCAGTCGAACACGTATGCTGGCGGCCTCGCGCGTGACGCCATTCTCCGGCAGCACGACGAGATCGATGCCCTCAACGCGCGCTATGCCGCCGACGGCATCGACTTCCGTGTGCTCAAGGGCATCGAAGCGGATATTCTGCCCTGCGGACGGGTGGACTACGACGCGGCGTTTCTCGAGCGATTCGACTTCGTCATCGGGTCCATCCATTCGCGCTACGGCATGAACGCGCGCCAGATGACCGACCGGGTGCTCAAGGCGCTCGACGATCCGCATCTCACCATACTCGGCCATCCCACCGGCCGTCTGCTGCTGACGCGTGAGCCCTATGCCATCGATCTCGACGCCGTGATCGCCAAAGCCGGCGCCGTGGGTGTGGCGGTGGAACTGAATGCCGATCCACACCGTCTCGACATCGACTG includes:
- a CDS encoding helix-hairpin-helix domain-containing protein, whose protein sequence is MLCRTAAHALSSIATLLELHDAGKDRVRAMQHAARVVGNLGDRELAECLASPDGGEGRGDGPQDDGLTSLSGEARAVIQELAESNGSELLERLQEETPEGLLEMLRIPGLGPARIRAIHDGLDIDTVMDLEQAARDGRLAALPRFGDKTAERVLKGIADLRATGAAVLWSHARAEAARIAEVLRSHPDVLRIEIAGSIRRRLETVRDIDLVVAVRGSPSVVAQSLSQMRGVREVIGGSGRTLSLRLDDGAHVDLHCVRADQFALAWWRATGSAAHVKQVTDHAAARGFTLVGDEVRDATGALIPVADEAEWYARLGLTWVPPEQREATGEVEAAAQGALPALLGEQDLVGALHCHSQYSDGGATVEQMAAAAQARGLRYLGVSDHSQSNTYAGGLARDAILRQHDEIDALNARYAADGIDFRVLKGIEADILPCGRVDYDAAFLERFDFVIGSIHSRYGMNARQMTDRVLKALDDPHLTILGHPTGRLLLTREPYAIDLDAVIAKAGAVGVAVELNADPHRLDIDWQACRVAREHGTLVSIGPDAHSPQGFDNLELGVAVARKGWLTPENVLNTRSADDVLAFARARRTLSNHASVSAPASASTSPSAH